The following coding sequences lie in one Halalkalicoccus subterraneus genomic window:
- a CDS encoding diphthine--ammonia ligase, whose protein sequence is MTNWIALFSGGKDSSWALYRALESGLAVSRLVTVHPAADSYMYHVPATDLAALAAESIGIELLEVDSAVGAEAVADSGAQGDAELEPLEAALSELDESLGVDGLIAGAVESEFQTSRIAAMAERLGAETFTPLWERDPVSLAEAMLDAGFEIRIVQVAAAGLDESWLGRTLDREALDELIALNERYGVHVLGEGGEFETLVTDGPHMDRPIEIEYETEWGEGRGTLTITDARLG, encoded by the coding sequence ATGACGAACTGGATCGCGCTCTTCTCGGGCGGAAAGGACTCCTCGTGGGCGCTGTATCGTGCGCTCGAATCCGGGCTGGCGGTCTCGCGGCTGGTGACCGTCCACCCCGCCGCTGACTCGTACATGTACCACGTGCCCGCGACCGACCTCGCTGCCCTCGCGGCCGAGAGCATCGGTATCGAACTGCTCGAAGTCGACTCCGCGGTCGGGGCCGAGGCCGTCGCCGATTCGGGCGCGCAGGGCGACGCCGAACTCGAACCGCTCGAAGCCGCCCTTTCGGAACTCGACGAGTCGCTCGGGGTCGATGGGCTGATCGCCGGCGCGGTCGAAAGCGAGTTCCAGACCAGCCGGATCGCCGCGATGGCCGAGCGGCTGGGCGCCGAGACGTTCACGCCGCTGTGGGAGCGCGACCCCGTTTCGCTCGCGGAGGCGATGCTCGATGCGGGCTTCGAGATCCGGATCGTGCAGGTCGCCGCGGCCGGCCTCGACGAGTCGTGGCTCGGACGAACCCTCGATCGCGAGGCACTCGACGAACTGATCGCCCTCAACGAGCGCTACGGCGTCCACGTACTGGGAGAGGGCGGGGAGTTCGAGACGCTCGTCACCGACGGACCGCATATGGACCGCCCGATCGAGATCGAATACGAGACGGAATGGGGGGAGGGCCGCGGAACCCTGACGATCACCGACGCACGATTGGGGTGA
- a CDS encoding sugar phosphate nucleotidyltransferase: MDAIVLAGGYATRLWPITKHRPKMVLPVGEETVIDQVFSGLEADDRIEDVYVSTNERFAEEFEAHIEASRFEKPRVSVEETSEEDEKFGVVGALAQLVERETLSEDTLVIAGDNLISFDISEFIDFFETKGEPVLAAYDVGSYDRASQYGIVDLEGDRVVGFEEKPEEPASTLASIACYGFPAEDLDRLDEYLADDNNPDEPGWFIQWLVERGEVYAFTFDEAWYDIGTPESYLDAVEWFLDGDSHIHPDATVENSTVGENVHVMAGAHLDGVTAERSVIFPDVTVTDCELRGTIIDEGTHVEGINLAGALIGAHTRINGDDSDA, encoded by the coding sequence ATGGACGCAATCGTGCTGGCTGGCGGGTACGCGACGCGGCTGTGGCCGATCACGAAACATCGACCGAAGATGGTGCTGCCGGTCGGCGAGGAGACCGTCATCGACCAGGTCTTTTCGGGTCTCGAAGCCGACGACCGGATCGAGGACGTCTACGTCAGCACCAACGAGCGCTTCGCCGAGGAGTTCGAAGCACACATCGAGGCGAGTCGCTTCGAGAAACCGCGCGTCTCCGTCGAGGAGACCAGCGAGGAGGACGAGAAGTTCGGCGTCGTCGGTGCGCTCGCCCAGCTCGTCGAGCGCGAGACCCTCTCCGAGGACACCCTCGTCATCGCGGGCGACAACCTGATCAGCTTCGACATCAGCGAGTTCATCGACTTCTTCGAGACCAAAGGGGAGCCCGTGCTCGCGGCCTACGACGTCGGTTCCTACGACCGGGCGAGCCAGTACGGGATCGTCGACCTGGAGGGCGACCGGGTCGTCGGCTTCGAGGAGAAACCCGAAGAGCCCGCGAGCACGCTCGCCTCGATCGCCTGCTACGGCTTTCCGGCCGAGGACCTCGACCGACTGGACGAGTATCTGGCCGACGACAACAACCCCGACGAGCCGGGCTGGTTCATCCAGTGGCTCGTCGAGCGGGGCGAAGTATATGCCTTCACGTTCGACGAGGCGTGGTACGACATCGGCACCCCCGAGAGCTACCTCGACGCCGTCGAGTGGTTCCTCGACGGCGACAGCCACATCCACCCCGACGCAACCGTCGAGAACAGCACGGTCGGCGAGAACGTCCACGTCATGGCCGGCGCACACCTCGACGGCGTCACCGCCGAGCGCTCGGTGATCTTCCCCGACGTGACCGTCACCGACTGCGAGCTCCGGGGGACGATCATCGACGAGGGCACCCACGTCGAGGGGATCAACCTCGCGGGCGCGCTCATCGGCGCCCACACGAGGATCAACGGCGACGACTCCGACGCGTAG
- a CDS encoding iron transporter, producing the protein MNRRGFLRAGALLGTSGLAGCTGVFETQSAWRDPPIVEDRPDAAYVPASVEEMGTYGFVEAGEYTVSLSYTYPHRFWTITGTETNRVEITDDDALHLMASVWETESGVVVPADVRMTVEGGDGTPYAGQLWAMLSQRMGFHYGDNLAIEEEGEYTATLRINPADARGVGELGGALEEPRTAEFDFEFDTDVVYDLGFELIDESRRGQRGELDLMDHEEMAHAGGDHGTHHMPQSTVPPAEELPGELIGAERSGDAEFVVVALDAERFDGPYLAVSPRTPHNRVMLPLMALSTRVTREGESVFEDSLTATLDAELGFHYGAPVALEEGNVIRIEIDSVPQIARHDGYETAFLEMPAIEIEY; encoded by the coding sequence ATGAACCGCCGCGGTTTCCTGCGAGCCGGCGCCCTCCTCGGAACGTCTGGGCTGGCGGGCTGTACCGGCGTCTTCGAGACCCAGTCGGCCTGGCGCGACCCCCCGATCGTCGAGGACCGCCCCGACGCCGCCTACGTCCCCGCCTCCGTCGAGGAAATGGGGACCTACGGGTTCGTGGAGGCCGGCGAGTACACCGTTTCGCTCTCGTATACCTACCCACACCGCTTCTGGACGATCACCGGCACGGAGACCAACAGGGTCGAGATCACCGACGACGACGCGCTGCACCTGATGGCGAGCGTCTGGGAGACCGAATCGGGTGTCGTCGTCCCGGCGGACGTCCGCATGACCGTCGAGGGCGGGGACGGAACGCCCTACGCCGGCCAGCTCTGGGCGATGCTCTCCCAGCGCATGGGGTTTCATTACGGGGACAACCTCGCGATCGAGGAGGAGGGCGAGTACACCGCGACCCTCCGCATCAACCCGGCGGACGCGCGGGGCGTCGGCGAGCTCGGCGGGGCCCTCGAAGAGCCCCGCACCGCCGAGTTCGACTTCGAGTTCGACACCGACGTCGTCTACGACCTCGGGTTCGAGCTGATCGACGAGAGCAGGCGGGGCCAGCGCGGCGAACTCGACCTGATGGACCACGAGGAGATGGCGCACGCGGGCGGCGACCACGGGACCCACCACATGCCCCAGTCGACCGTGCCGCCGGCCGAGGAGCTGCCGGGAGAGCTGATCGGAGCCGAACGGAGCGGCGACGCCGAGTTCGTCGTCGTCGCCCTCGACGCGGAGCGCTTCGATGGCCCGTATCTCGCCGTCTCGCCGCGCACGCCGCACAACCGCGTCATGCTCCCGCTGATGGCCCTCTCCACACGGGTGACTCGGGAAGGAGAGTCCGTCTTCGAGGACTCGCTGACGGCGACGCTCGATGCGGAGCTCGGCTTTCACTACGGCGCGCCGGTGGCACTCGAAGAAGGCAACGTGATTCGCATCGAAATCGATTCGGTTCCCCAGATCGCGAGACACGACGGCTACGAGACGGCCTTTTTGGAGATGCCCGCGATCGAGATCGAGTACTGA
- a CDS encoding D-aminoacyl-tRNA deacylase, which yields MIGIVVSRADSASESIGEQLLELADWREREGSDRPDGDGGGSYYTLETERASFELRTFGEWHLELDGVAEAFSDPDLVVFASRHSGETGPLLTAHFTGNFGPAEFGGRAGELAAAAPAAHKRLLEGFREHAPDGYEVGMECTHHGPTSVGAPSLFAELGSGEAEWEDAAGARAVGRSILDLEGVTHQERQVVAFGGGHYVPRPTRIVTETPWAVGHIGADWCLEEMGPIDPDVIDRAFERSGAEIAVIDGERPELESVIEELGYRVVSETWLREVDGRDLDLVARLESELDSVEAGLRFGEHGGPFEVRPLPVELIGTARAVDPDAVREAVERYTVAFGTTEGGSEVGERAAFASDADREALLEDLVGVLDREYEVERRSDGVLVRERAFDPEKAATLGVPEGPKFGRLASGEPVEVDGRTIDPDAVTSEEIRTLSYSP from the coding sequence GTGATCGGAATCGTCGTCAGCCGTGCGGATTCGGCCTCCGAATCGATCGGCGAGCAGCTGCTCGAGCTCGCCGACTGGCGCGAACGCGAGGGCTCGGACCGACCCGATGGGGATGGAGGCGGGAGCTACTACACCCTCGAAACCGAGAGGGCGAGCTTCGAACTCCGCACGTTCGGGGAGTGGCACCTCGAACTGGACGGCGTCGCGGAGGCGTTTTCGGATCCCGACCTCGTCGTCTTCGCCTCCCGGCATTCGGGCGAGACGGGGCCGCTTCTCACGGCGCATTTCACCGGCAACTTCGGTCCGGCGGAGTTCGGCGGGCGTGCCGGCGAGCTCGCGGCGGCCGCGCCGGCGGCGCACAAGCGGCTGCTGGAGGGCTTTCGCGAGCACGCCCCCGACGGCTACGAGGTCGGCATGGAGTGTACCCACCACGGACCGACCTCAGTAGGAGCACCCTCGCTCTTTGCGGAGTTGGGAAGCGGCGAAGCGGAGTGGGAGGACGCCGCGGGTGCCCGCGCGGTCGGTCGGTCGATCCTCGATCTGGAGGGCGTTACCCACCAGGAAAGACAGGTCGTCGCCTTCGGCGGCGGCCACTACGTGCCCCGTCCCACGCGAATAGTGACGGAAACGCCGTGGGCGGTGGGACACATCGGTGCCGACTGGTGTCTCGAGGAGATGGGGCCGATCGACCCCGACGTGATCGACCGGGCCTTCGAGCGAAGCGGGGCCGAAATCGCGGTCATCGACGGCGAGCGCCCCGAACTCGAATCCGTCATCGAGGAGCTCGGCTACCGGGTGGTGAGCGAGACGTGGCTCCGGGAGGTCGATGGCCGGGACCTCGACCTCGTTGCCCGACTCGAATCCGAACTCGACTCCGTCGAGGCGGGGCTCCGATTCGGCGAGCACGGCGGACCGTTCGAGGTCCGCCCGCTGCCCGTCGAGCTGATCGGGACAGCCCGCGCGGTCGATCCCGATGCTGTCCGCGAGGCGGTCGAGCGCTACACTGTCGCCTTCGGGACTACGGAGGGCGGATCCGAGGTCGGCGAGCGCGCGGCTTTCGCGAGCGACGCCGATCGGGAGGCGCTCCTCGAGGATCTGGTCGGAGTTCTCGACCGGGAGTACGAGGTCGAGCGGCGGTCAGACGGGGTACTCGTCCGCGAGCGGGCGTTCGACCCGGAGAAGGCGGCGACCCTCGGCGTCCCCGAGGGGCCGAAGTTCGGGCGCCTCGCGTCGGGCGAGCCCGTCGAGGTCGACGGCCGGACCATCGATCCCGATGCGGTGACGTCCGAGGAGATTAGGACGTTGTCATATTCTCCCTGA
- a CDS encoding helix-hairpin-helix domain-containing protein: MALLNKLKSLLGLDGGQSNSGRQGTDTAGVTVERDPESDATADERAQPETPAPGSEAAEPDPVAEDEPTAEPDSGADPEPSVDPEVDGPSTDGSAEATEDDPAGPESEPMEMVEPESESNGEEEPDPDIGTEPDATSEPEPDVDGNAEPDIGDETGDPEAASGPVGEPSSESVSEGTLREIKGIGPSYATKLSDSGVDSPADLAAADAGELSESTGLSEKRLQGWIDRARSR; this comes from the coding sequence ATGGCACTGCTGAACAAGCTGAAATCGTTGCTCGGGCTCGACGGCGGGCAGTCGAACAGCGGTCGGCAGGGCACCGACACCGCCGGTGTCACGGTCGAGCGCGACCCCGAATCGGACGCCACCGCCGACGAGCGGGCCCAACCAGAAACGCCCGCTCCGGGCTCCGAGGCCGCCGAACCCGATCCCGTGGCCGAGGACGAACCGACCGCCGAGCCCGACTCGGGGGCAGATCCGGAGCCCTCGGTCGACCCCGAGGTCGACGGCCCGAGCACCGACGGGTCCGCCGAGGCTACCGAGGACGACCCGGCCGGACCCGAATCAGAGCCGATGGAGATGGTCGAACCCGAGTCGGAGTCGAACGGAGAGGAGGAACCCGATCCCGACATCGGGACCGAACCGGACGCGACGTCCGAGCCCGAACCGGATGTGGATGGGAACGCCGAGCCCGACATCGGGGACGAGACGGGCGACCCGGAAGCGGCGTCCGGGCCGGTCGGCGAGCCGTCATCGGAGTCGGTTTCGGAGGGGACCCTTCGGGAGATCAAGGGGATCGGCCCCTCGTACGCCACGAAACTCTCCGATTCCGGTGTCGATTCGCCCGCCGACCTCGCGGCGGCCGACGCCGGCGAACTCTCCGAGTCGACCGGGCTCTCCGAAAAGCGCCTCCAGGGCTGGATCGACCGCGCACGGTCCCGGTAG
- the ftsZ gene encoding cell division protein FtsZ: protein MDSIIQDAVDNDEAEQAAPGDDTEDAEDDGVAPEVSESGQMTDEELRNVLEDLQTNITVVGCGGAGGNTVNRMEEEGIHGAKLVAANTDVQHLVEIEADTKILLGEQKTRGRGAGSLPQVGEEAALESEDEVNDAIQGSDMVFVTAGLGGGTGTGSAPVVAKAARESGALTIAIVTTPFTAEGEVRRTNAEAGLERLRDVADTVIVVPNDRLLDAVGKLPVRQAFKVADEVLMRSVKGITELITKPGLVNLDFADVRTVMEKGGVAMIGLGESDSESKAKDSVKSALRSPLLDVDISGANSALVNVTGGNDMSIEEAEGVVEEIYERIDPDARIIWGTSVDEELEGAMRTMIVVTGVDSPQIYGREEEQQQEQSAGQLQDIDYVE from the coding sequence ATGGACTCGATCATTCAGGACGCCGTCGACAACGACGAGGCCGAGCAGGCGGCGCCGGGAGACGACACCGAGGACGCCGAGGACGACGGCGTCGCCCCCGAGGTCAGCGAGTCGGGGCAGATGACCGACGAGGAGCTTCGCAACGTACTGGAGGACCTCCAGACCAACATCACCGTCGTGGGCTGTGGCGGCGCCGGCGGGAACACCGTCAACCGGATGGAAGAGGAGGGGATCCACGGCGCGAAGCTCGTCGCCGCGAACACCGACGTCCAGCACCTCGTGGAGATCGAGGCCGACACCAAGATCCTGCTCGGCGAGCAGAAGACCCGCGGCCGGGGCGCGGGCTCGCTCCCGCAGGTCGGCGAGGAGGCAGCGCTGGAAAGCGAGGACGAGGTCAACGACGCGATCCAGGGCTCGGACATGGTGTTCGTCACCGCAGGGCTGGGCGGCGGGACCGGCACCGGGAGCGCGCCGGTCGTCGCAAAGGCCGCCCGCGAGTCGGGTGCGCTCACCATTGCCATCGTCACGACGCCCTTCACCGCCGAGGGCGAAGTCAGGAGAACGAACGCGGAGGCCGGGCTCGAACGCCTTCGGGACGTCGCCGACACCGTGATCGTCGTCCCGAACGACCGCCTGCTCGATGCCGTCGGCAAACTGCCCGTCCGGCAGGCGTTCAAAGTCGCCGACGAGGTGCTCATGCGCTCGGTGAAGGGGATCACCGAGCTGATCACCAAACCCGGGTTAGTGAACCTCGACTTCGCGGACGTTCGAACCGTTATGGAGAAGGGCGGCGTCGCCATGATCGGGCTCGGCGAAAGTGACTCCGAGTCGAAGGCCAAGGACTCGGTGAAGTCGGCGCTCCGATCGCCCCTGCTCGACGTCGACATCTCGGGGGCGAACTCCGCGCTGGTGAACGTCACCGGCGGCAACGACATGAGCATCGAGGAAGCCGAGGGCGTCGTCGAGGAGATCTACGAGCGCATCGACCCCGACGCCCGCATCATCTGGGGCACCTCCGTCGACGAGGAGCTCGAGGGTGCGATGCGGACGATGATCGTCGTCACTGGCGTCGACTCCCCGCAGATCTACGGTCGGGAGGAAGAGCAACAACAGGAACAGTCCGCCGGGCAGCTACAGGACATCGACTACGTCGAGTAA
- a CDS encoding shikimate dehydrogenase: MDVYGLLGNPVGHSLSPPMHEAAYRELGIDARYVTFEPEVESLEAAIRGAGALGIKGLNVTIPFKQDVVTMIELDDLADRIGAVNTIGFEGENRTPVGYNTDAVGARRALEHHDVALDGARAVLIGAGGAGRAIAFALADAGATVTIANRTEEHATELAQAVPGATGHSLGELESLLANAEVLVNATSVGMEGDRSPVAADLLDRRLTVMDIVYQPLETRLLREANEAGAETIDGAWMLLYQGVEALEQWTGQEAPVDAMNESLRGELSDSSGAFK, translated from the coding sequence ATGGACGTCTACGGGCTGCTTGGCAATCCGGTGGGACACTCGTTATCGCCACCGATGCACGAGGCGGCTTACCGGGAGCTGGGGATCGACGCCCGGTACGTCACCTTCGAACCGGAGGTCGAATCGCTCGAGGCCGCGATCAGGGGGGCCGGAGCGCTTGGAATCAAGGGACTGAACGTGACGATCCCGTTCAAACAGGACGTGGTGACGATGATCGAACTCGACGATCTGGCCGACCGGATCGGGGCGGTCAACACGATCGGGTTCGAGGGTGAGAACCGCACCCCGGTCGGGTACAACACCGACGCGGTCGGTGCCCGCCGGGCGCTCGAACACCACGACGTGGCTCTCGACGGCGCGCGAGCGGTACTGATCGGAGCCGGCGGGGCCGGGCGGGCGATCGCGTTCGCGCTCGCCGACGCCGGGGCGACCGTGACGATCGCGAACCGGACCGAGGAGCACGCGACCGAGCTCGCACAGGCCGTACCGGGTGCGACGGGCCACAGCCTCGGCGAACTCGAGAGCTTGCTCGCCAACGCAGAGGTGCTCGTCAACGCCACGAGCGTCGGGATGGAGGGAGACCGTTCGCCGGTGGCCGCCGACCTGCTCGATCGCCGCCTGACGGTGATGGACATCGTCTACCAGCCGCTCGAAACCCGCCTGCTTCGGGAGGCGAACGAAGCCGGTGCCGAGACGATCGACGGGGCGTGGATGTTGCTCTATCAGGGGGTCGAGGCGCTCGAACAGTGGACCGGACAGGAGGCCCCGGTCGACGCCATGAACGAGTCACTGCGGGGGGAACTGTCGGATTCGTCGGGCGCTTTTAAGTAG
- a CDS encoding transcriptional regulator, which produces MREPTGTTRERIAARLREGPATPSALASEFAITTGSALSHLEHVSRSVDGDAGDEQLLVSPPECRECGFSGFDDPLNVPSRCPSCKTESIEEPAFVLE; this is translated from the coding sequence ATGCGCGAACCGACCGGTACGACCCGCGAACGCATCGCCGCCCGCCTCCGCGAGGGGCCCGCGACCCCCAGTGCGCTCGCCAGCGAGTTCGCGATCACGACCGGGAGCGCCCTCTCGCACCTCGAGCACGTCTCGCGTTCGGTCGACGGCGACGCTGGCGACGAACAGTTGTTGGTTTCCCCGCCGGAGTGTCGCGAGTGTGGGTTCTCGGGGTTCGACGACCCGCTGAACGTCCCCTCGCGGTGTCCCTCGTGTAAGACCGAATCGATCGAGGAGCCGGCGTTCGTTCTCGAATAG